From the genome of Streptomyces sp. NBC_00523:
CGTGAGCTCGTCCATCGCGCCGCGCCAGTCCGCCTCCTTCGCGCCGAGGGAGACGGAGCCGGAGGAGTCCGGGCCGGCCGGGCGCAGCACCTGGGCCTCCACCCGGGTCTTCGCCTTCCAGGCGGTACTGCCGAAGACCTGCTGCCACTTGGCCTTCTCGTCAGCCGGGAGATAGGGGACGACCTTGGACGTGTACTGGAACGACTGGGCGGAGACGGCCTGCCGGACCTCCTGGAGGTCCGCGGCGCTCAGCTCGCCCTTCTTCCAGCCCCGGGCGAGCAGGGCGTCCGAGCGGGAGATCATCTCCTTGGCCCAGAACATGTCCACCAACGGCTGCGAGATGGTGGTCATCCGGCCGTTGTCGACATGGCTGAGCGATGTGAAGAGCTTCAGGTCGACGGCGATCAGGTCCGTGTAGTAGCGGTACACGGCCTTCTGCTGGTCGTCGTCGCCCTCGTCCACCAGCGCGCGCTGCGCCGGGAGTTGGGTGATCGCCGTGCGGGCCTCGCGGACCGCGTCGCGTACCTCGCCGGGGGCGTCGTCGGTGTCGGTGTCCGACAGCGACTGGAAGCTGGTGATCGCCTTGTCGGTCAGCTTGCGCTGCTCGCGCAGGGCGTCGGCGGCGCCTCCCTTGCGGGCCAGCACCTCGGCGCTGAGCCGCCGCTCCTCCTGGAGGTTGTAGTACACGATGTTGGACGGCTGGCCGGCCTTCTGGGCCAACTGCCCTTGGGCCGCTTGCTTCTGGAAGTCGAGCAGAGTCTGACCACTGGTGACGGCCCAGAGGGCGGCCAGGGCAACACCGGGGACGACGGCCAGTACGAGCAGGGCCGTCCGCAGCGCCATTGTGGTCGAGCTGCTCCGCCGTGACGCGCGCGTGCGCAGGGCATGCTCCTTGACGTGGTACCGACCTCACGGTCGGTCAAATCCGTTGAGAACCAGGACGGATAGATAGTAGTCACAGTGCAAAAAAGAACTGTAAGTGGGATCACATGTTCAACATCTGGCACGCACATGATCACCACGAAGCGGCGAAGCCCCCTGTGTTGTGACCGGCCGCCCGGGGTGCGGCGGGTCGGACGGGTGAAGCGGCGCCGGGGATATATCTGTATTTAGTGCCCTCTGTCCGTTCGGTAACCCCGCACACCCCGACGCCCGCCGCCGCACCCCGCAGCCCCGCCGTATGACCGCGCTCATCGTCGCCCACTTCGTCCTCGCGGCCTTCGCGCGCCCGCTGGTGCGACGGCTGGGCGCGCGCGCCTTCCTCGTCCTCGCGCTGCCGCCCGCCGCCACCACCTGCTGGGCGTTCACCCAGTGGGAGACGGCCGCCTCCGGCTCCTCGGTGAACTGGTCCTGGGCCTGGATGCCCGACTACGGCGTCTCCGTGGACCTGCGCCTCGACGCGCTCGCCGAACTCATGGTGCTGCTCGCGTCCGGCGTCGGCACGCTCGTCCTGCTGTACTGCGCCTCCTACTTCAGCGACACGACCCCCCGGCTGGCCGGGTTCGCCGGGAACCTCCTCGCGTTCGCCGGCGCGATGCTCGCCCTCGTCCTCAGCGACGACCTGATCTCCCTCTACGTCTTCTGGGAGCTCACCACCGTCTTCTCGTACCTGCTCATCGGATACGACAGCGAGCAGCGCCACAGCAGACGCTCCGCGCTCCAGGCGCTGACCGTCACCACGCTCGGCGGCCTCGCCATGCTGGTCGGCTTCCTGATCGTCGGTCAGGAGGCCGGGACCTACCGCATCTCCGAGATCCTCGCCGACCCGCCCCCGGCGACCACCGCCGTCGAGGTCGCCGTCCTGCTCATCCTGTGCGGGGCCCTGTCCAAGTCGGCCGTCTGGCCGTTCAGCCTCTGGCTGCCCAACGCCATGGCCGCGCCCACCCCCGTCAGCGCCTATCTGCACGCCGCCGCGATGGTCAAGGCGGGGGTCTATCTGGTCGCCCGGCTCGCCCCGGCCTTCGCCGACGTGCCCGGCTGGCGGCCCGTCGTGATCATCTTCGGCGCCGCGACGATGCTCCTCGGCGGCTGGCGGGCCCTCAGGCTGAACGACCTCAAGATCGTCCTGGCGTACGGGACCGTCAGCCAGCTCGGCTTCCTCACCCTCCTCGCGGGCGTCGGCAACCGTGACGCCGCGCTGGCCGCCGCCGTCATGATCCTCGGCCACGCCCTCTTCAAGGCCCCGCTCTTCCTCGTCACCGGCATCGTGGACCACGCCGCCGGCACCCGTGACCTGCGCAAGCTCTCCGGCGTCGGACGCGCCCTGCCCCACGTGTGCGCCGTCGCCGTGCTCGCCGCCCTCTCCATGGCCGCCCTGCCCCCGATGCTCGGCTTCGCCGCGAAGGAGTCGGCGTTCGAGGCGCTGCTGCACGGCGACACGGCGGACCGCTGGGCGCTCGGCATCACGGTCGCGGGCTCGGCGCTCACCGTCGCGTACACCGCCCGGTTCATCTGGGGCGGCTTCTTCCGCAAACCCGGGGTCGCCGACACCCCCGTGCACCGGGTCGGCCCGGCCTTCCTCGCCGCGCCCGCCGCGCTCGCCCTCTGCGGGCTCGTGCTCGGCCCCGGCATCGGCTGGACCGACCGGCTGCTCAGCGCCTACGCCGACGCGTTCCCGGCCCCCGCCCACCCGTACCACCTCGCGCTCTGGCACGGCTGGGGCACCGCCCTCCTCCTCTCCGCCGCGGCCACCGCGGGCGGTGCCGTCCTCTTCGCCGCGCGCGACCGGGTCGCCCGGCTGTCCCGGCGCATCGCCTGGCCCACCGCCGACGGCGTCTTCGGCCAGCTGCTCCTGGGCCTGGAACGGCTCTCCCTCCAGGCCACCGGCTTCGTCCAGCGCGGCTCCCTCTCCGTGTACCTCGCGACGACCCTGCTGGTGATGCTCGCCGGACAGCTCTCCGTGTTCGTCGTGGACCGGCCCTGGCAGGGCGCGTCCGCGCCCCGGCTCTGGGACGTCCCGCTCCAGGGCGCCGTCGCCGCCCTGACCTGCGCGGCGGCCCTCCTCTGCCTCACCGTCAGACGCCGCATGAAGGCCGTGGTGCTGGCCGGACTGACCGGCTACGGGACCGCCCTGCTGTTCGTCGTCCAGGGCGGCCCGGACCTGGCGCTCACCCAGTTCTGCGTGGAAACCGTGTCGATGATCGTGTTCGTGCTGGTCCTGCGGCGGATGCCGGTGCACTTCCAGGAGTCGGTGAGCCCCTGGCGGCGGGCCGTGCGCATCCCGGTCGCCCTGGCCGCCGCCGCGACGCTCGGCGTGGTCGTCTGGGTCGCCGCCGCCGCGCGCACCGCGTCCCCGGCGGGCGCCGCCATGGTCGAGGAGACCGCGCACCACGGCCTCAAGGACGTCGTCGCCACGATCCTCGTCGACCTCCGCGCCTGGGACACCATGGGGGAGTCCGCCGTGCTCGCCGCCGCCGCGATCGGCGTCACCAGCCTCATCTACCTGCACCGCCGCGCCGAGGGGGCGGCCGCGCCCGCCGAAGTACGCGGACACACCGCCTGGTCGGTGACCAACGAGCCGCTGACCGGGGTGCCCCAGGGCGACGAGGGGGCACCCGAGCGCGGCTGGCTGGCGGCCGGCTCCACGCTGGCGCCCGAGCACCGGTCCGTGGTCTTCGAGGTGGTGGCCCGGCTGCTGTTCCACCCGATCCTGGTGCTCTCGGTCTACCTGCTGTTCTGCGCCGAGAACATGCCGGGCGGCGGCTTCGTCGGCGGCCTCGTCGCGGGCCTCGCCCTGATCACCCGTTACCTCGCGGGCGGCCGCTTCGAACTCGCCGAGGCCGCGCCCCTGCAACCCGGCCTCTTCACCGGGCTCGGCCTGTTCCTCTCCACCGGGGTCGCCCTGATCGGCCTCTCGGACGGAACGGTCCTGCACGCCTGGACGTACCACGGCCACCTGCCGCTCATCGGCGCCTACGAGTTCGGCACCCCGGTCATCTTCGACTGCGGGGTCTACCTGCTGGTCCTCGGCGTCGTCCTCGACATCGTGCGGGCCCTCGGCGCCAAGATCGACCGGCAGATCGAGCGCGCCGCCGCCGAGAAGGCCGCCGCCCGCCGGGCCGGACCGGAGACCGGGGAGGCCACCCCGTGACCGTCAGCGCCTCGCTCCTCGCCACCGCCGCGGTCCTCTGCGCGGTCGGCGGCATCCTCATGCTGACCCGGCCCCTCACCCGCATCCTGCTGGGCGCGGTCATCGCCGGCAACGGCATCAACCTGTTCATCCTGTCCGCCACCGGAACGGCCGGCCGCGAACCCCTGCTGTACGGGGTCGACCTCGCCCGGGTCACCGACCCGCTGCCCCAGGCCATCGCGCTCACCGCGATCGTCATCACCCTGGCCACCACCGCGTTCCTGCTCGCCATGGCCTACCGCGGCCACCAGCTCACCGGCACCGACGAGGTGCACGACGACCTGGAGGACCGCCGCATCGTCCTGCGCGCGGAAGTCCTGGACGAGCGCGACGAACTGCGCGAGCGGTTCCGGGCCGACGGCGACCGCAGCGCCGGGGCCCGCCGCGCCTACCGCGACGAACGCCGCCGCCTCCGGGCCCGGCTGCGCGCCGACCGCGCCCTCCAGGCCCGGGGCCGCGACGCCACCGGTGACCTGTGGCACGACGTCCTCGGCGCGGACCCGGAGGACTACGCCAGGAACCCCGAGGACTCCGACAACCCAGGAGACACCGGATGAACGCCCTCGTCCCCCTGCCGGTGCTGCTGCCGCTCTGCGCGACCGGCCTGAGCCTCGCCTTCGGCACCCGGCTCAAACAGATCCAGCGCCTCATCAGCGTCGCCGTGCTCACCGCCGTCCTCGGCCTCTCGATCGCCCTGATGATCGCCGCCGACACGGACGGGCCGCTCTCCGTGCACCTCGGGGACTTCGCGCCGCCGCTCGGCATCACCCTGGTCGCCGACCGGCTCTCCGGGCTGATGCTGACGGTCTCCTCCGCCGTCACCCTGTGCGTCCTCGTCTACTCCCTGGGCCAGGGCATGGCCGACCGGGACGAGGAGACGCCCGTCGCCGTTTTCCACCCCGCGTACCTGATCCTGGTCGCCGGGGTCTCCTGCACCTTCCTCGCCGGTGACCTGGTCAACCTCTACGTCGGCTTCGAGATCATGCTCGTCGCGAGCTTCGTCCTGCTGACCCTGGGCGGCACCGGTCCACGCATCCGGGCGGGCTCCACGTACGTGATCATCTCGCTGTTCTCCTCGATGCTCTTCCTGACCGCCATCGCCATGACCTACGCGGCGACCGGCACCGCCAACTTCGCCCAGCTCGCCGAACGCCTGGGCGCGCTCCCGCTGGGCGTCCAGACCCTCATCCAGGCCATGCTGCTCACGGTCTTCGCGATCAAGG
Proteins encoded in this window:
- a CDS encoding Na(+)/H(+) antiporter subunit C translates to MTVSASLLATAAVLCAVGGILMLTRPLTRILLGAVIAGNGINLFILSATGTAGREPLLYGVDLARVTDPLPQAIALTAIVITLATTAFLLAMAYRGHQLTGTDEVHDDLEDRRIVLRAEVLDERDELRERFRADGDRSAGARRAYRDERRRLRARLRADRALQARGRDATGDLWHDVLGADPEDYARNPEDSDNPGDTG
- a CDS encoding Na+/H+ antiporter subunit A, producing the protein MTALIVAHFVLAAFARPLVRRLGARAFLVLALPPAATTCWAFTQWETAASGSSVNWSWAWMPDYGVSVDLRLDALAELMVLLASGVGTLVLLYCASYFSDTTPRLAGFAGNLLAFAGAMLALVLSDDLISLYVFWELTTVFSYLLIGYDSEQRHSRRSALQALTVTTLGGLAMLVGFLIVGQEAGTYRISEILADPPPATTAVEVAVLLILCGALSKSAVWPFSLWLPNAMAAPTPVSAYLHAAAMVKAGVYLVARLAPAFADVPGWRPVVIIFGAATMLLGGWRALRLNDLKIVLAYGTVSQLGFLTLLAGVGNRDAALAAAVMILGHALFKAPLFLVTGIVDHAAGTRDLRKLSGVGRALPHVCAVAVLAALSMAALPPMLGFAAKESAFEALLHGDTADRWALGITVAGSALTVAYTARFIWGGFFRKPGVADTPVHRVGPAFLAAPAALALCGLVLGPGIGWTDRLLSAYADAFPAPAHPYHLALWHGWGTALLLSAAATAGGAVLFAARDRVARLSRRIAWPTADGVFGQLLLGLERLSLQATGFVQRGSLSVYLATTLLVMLAGQLSVFVVDRPWQGASAPRLWDVPLQGAVAALTCAAALLCLTVRRRMKAVVLAGLTGYGTALLFVVQGGPDLALTQFCVETVSMIVFVLVLRRMPVHFQESVSPWRRAVRIPVALAAAATLGVVVWVAAAARTASPAGAAMVEETAHHGLKDVVATILVDLRAWDTMGESAVLAAAAIGVTSLIYLHRRAEGAAAPAEVRGHTAWSVTNEPLTGVPQGDEGAPERGWLAAGSTLAPEHRSVVFEVVARLLFHPILVLSVYLLFCAENMPGGGFVGGLVAGLALITRYLAGGRFELAEAAPLQPGLFTGLGLFLSTGVALIGLSDGTVLHAWTYHGHLPLIGAYEFGTPVIFDCGVYLLVLGVVLDIVRALGAKIDRQIERAAAEKAAARRAGPETGEATP